From a region of the Apibacter sp. B3706 genome:
- a CDS encoding acyl transferase, with amino-acid sequence MLKSFDIFSIKSEEEFNSLAIQIFLYQYKNNIPYKTFVDLLSIDCNKILNYRQIPFLPIEFFKTNTIVDKNFSPNLYFQSSGTTSENLSKHYIANEDIYKQSILHSFSIFFGDPSEYIYLGLLPSYLERNNSSLIYMVNYLMEQSGKVENGYYLHNFNDLHAIINRLEKENKKVILFGVSYALLDFANSHPQQLKNTIIIETGGMKGRKKEMTKDELLTELKNSFQTDKIYSEYSMTELLSQAYSLSNNVYKCPPWMKILIRDVDDPFEYVETNRSGGVNIIDLANIHSCSFISTQDIGKDEGKNGFKILGRMDNSDIRGCSLLLL; translated from the coding sequence ATGTTGAAAAGTTTTGATATTTTTTCAATCAAATCGGAGGAAGAATTTAATTCACTCGCCATCCAAATTTTTTTGTATCAATATAAAAATAATATACCCTATAAAACCTTTGTTGATTTATTATCTATAGATTGTAATAAAATTCTTAATTATCGGCAAATACCTTTTTTACCGATTGAATTTTTCAAAACCAATACAATTGTTGATAAAAATTTCTCACCGAATTTATATTTTCAAAGTAGCGGTACTACTTCCGAAAACCTATCCAAGCATTATATAGCAAATGAAGATATTTATAAACAAAGTATTTTACATTCATTTTCAATTTTTTTCGGTGACCCTTCCGAATACATATATTTAGGTTTGCTTCCTTCTTATTTGGAGAGAAATAATTCTTCACTTATATATATGGTAAATTATTTAATGGAGCAATCGGGAAAGGTGGAAAATGGTTATTATCTACATAATTTTAATGATTTACATGCTATTATAAATCGATTGGAAAAAGAGAATAAGAAAGTTATTCTTTTTGGTGTTTCCTATGCTTTGTTAGATTTTGCAAATTCTCATCCTCAACAACTGAAAAATACTATAATTATAGAAACAGGAGGAATGAAGGGAAGAAAAAAAGAAATGACAAAAGATGAGTTGTTAACAGAATTAAAAAATTCTTTTCAAACCGATAAAATTTATTCGGAATACAGTATGACGGAATTATTGTCTCAAGCTTATTCCTTATCTAATAATGTTTATAAATGTCCTCCCTGGATGAAGATTTTAATTCGAGATGTGGATGATCCTTTTGAATATGTTGAAACAAACAGATCGGGAGGTGTCAACATAATTGACTTGGCAAATATTCATAGTTGTTCATTTATATCTACCCAAGATATTGGTAAAGATGAAGGTAAGAATGGTTTTAAAATTTTGGGAAGAATGGATAATTCCGATATTAGAGGATGCAGTCTTTTATTATTATAA
- the def gene encoding peptide deformylase: protein MILPIYGYGEPVLRKKTVEIGKDYPDLDQLIENMYETMYKAHGIGLAAPQVGLNIRLFVIDASPLAEDEDYVDIKDELALCKKVFINPKITKRDGELWKFNEGCLSIPDIREDIKRLENITIEYFDQNWNKKTENFGDVRARIIQHEYDHIEGILFTDLLSPLKKKLLKGKLANISKGKVETEYRMKFPSH, encoded by the coding sequence ATGATTTTACCTATTTATGGCTATGGAGAACCTGTTTTAAGAAAAAAAACAGTAGAAATCGGTAAAGATTATCCCGATTTAGATCAATTAATTGAAAATATGTATGAAACCATGTATAAAGCACATGGAATTGGTTTAGCAGCCCCACAAGTAGGATTGAACATACGTTTATTTGTAATTGATGCTTCGCCATTGGCAGAAGATGAGGATTATGTCGACATAAAAGACGAGTTAGCCCTTTGTAAGAAAGTTTTCATAAATCCGAAAATAACTAAAAGAGATGGTGAACTTTGGAAGTTTAACGAGGGATGTTTAAGTATTCCTGATATTCGAGAAGATATTAAAAGATTGGAAAATATTACAATTGAATATTTTGATCAAAATTGGAATAAAAAAACTGAAAATTTTGGTGATGTTCGTGCGCGTATTATTCAGCATGAATACGATCATATTGAAGGAATTCTGTTTACAGACTTATTATCTCCACTTAAGAAAAAATTACTAAAAGGTAAACTTGCCAATATTAGTAAAGGAAAGGTGGAGACTGAATACCGAATGAAATTTCCGTCCCATTAA
- a CDS encoding nucleotide exchange factor GrpE — protein sequence MSIQSDNEENELIEENNNQENLKDTENMSEPNNNSDLTEKLEKEKDRYIRLFAEFDNYKKRVIKERQDLLKYSDKDILESLLPVLDDFDRAITELEKKEDDLSVLEGVKLIYNKLFNTLKDRGLTVIDVKAGDDFNIDYHEAITQVPSPDESLKGKIIDVVQKGYLLHEKVIRYAKVVIGN from the coding sequence ATGTCAATTCAAAGTGATAACGAAGAAAACGAATTAATTGAAGAAAATAACAATCAAGAAAATTTAAAGGATACTGAAAATATGTCAGAACCCAACAATAATTCTGACTTAACTGAAAAACTTGAAAAAGAAAAAGACAGATATATCCGTTTATTTGCTGAATTTGATAACTATAAAAAACGTGTAATTAAAGAGAGACAGGATCTTCTTAAATACTCGGATAAAGATATTTTAGAATCATTACTTCCGGTATTGGATGATTTTGATCGCGCAATTACCGAACTTGAAAAAAAGGAGGATGATCTTTCAGTTTTAGAAGGAGTGAAACTTATTTATAATAAGTTGTTCAATACCTTGAAAGATAGAGGATTGACTGTTATTGATGTAAAGGCCGGTGATGATTTTAACATTGATTATCATGAAGCAATTACCCAAGTCCCGTCTCCCGATGAAAGTCTAAAAGGTAAAATTATAGATGTGGTTCAAAAAGGGTACTTATTGCATGAAAAAGTTATTAGATACGCAAAAGTAGTTATTGGAAATTAA
- the metK gene encoding methionine adenosyltransferase, which translates to MPYLFTSESVSEGHPDKVADQISDSILDNFLAFDPDSKVACETLVTTGQVVLAGEIKSNTYIDVQHITRDIIKKIGYTKSEYKFEAESCGILSALHEQSQDINRGVDKQNKEEQGAGDQGMMFGYATNETDNYMPLALDISHSILRVLARIRKEGQIMTYLRPDAKSQVTIEYDDNNKPIRIDTIVLSTQHDMFDEDEKVVLDKIAQDIISIVIPEVKAESKDEIKALFDDNITYHINPTGKFEIGGPHGDTGLTGRKIIVDTYGGKGAHGGGAFSGKDPSKVDRSAAYATRHIAKNLVAAGVADEVLVQVSYAIGITEPCGVYINTFGSSKVNLSDGDIALKVEKLFDLRPYAIEKRLKLRNPIYTETAAYGHMGRKNEIVTKKFIRNRENGKTEIKEIEVELFTWEKLDYLDQIKEAFNL; encoded by the coding sequence ATGCCTTACTTATTCACATCCGAATCGGTTTCGGAAGGCCATCCAGATAAAGTTGCTGATCAGATTTCAGATTCGATATTAGATAATTTTTTAGCATTTGATCCCGATTCTAAGGTAGCTTGTGAAACTTTAGTTACTACCGGTCAGGTAGTATTAGCCGGAGAAATTAAATCCAACACGTATATTGATGTTCAGCATATTACTAGAGATATTATAAAAAAAATAGGCTATACGAAAAGTGAATATAAATTTGAAGCCGAATCTTGCGGTATTTTATCCGCTTTGCATGAACAATCGCAGGATATAAACCGCGGAGTGGATAAACAGAATAAAGAAGAACAGGGTGCAGGTGACCAAGGGATGATGTTCGGCTATGCCACCAATGAAACGGATAATTATATGCCTTTGGCTTTAGATATTTCACATAGTATCTTACGTGTGTTAGCTCGAATAAGAAAAGAAGGTCAAATTATGACCTATCTTCGACCGGATGCAAAATCTCAAGTTACTATTGAATACGACGATAATAATAAGCCTATACGTATTGATACGATAGTTCTTTCTACACAACATGATATGTTCGATGAGGATGAAAAGGTTGTATTGGACAAAATTGCCCAGGACATTATTTCAATTGTTATTCCTGAAGTTAAGGCAGAATCAAAAGATGAAATAAAAGCATTATTTGATGATAATATCACTTACCATATAAATCCAACCGGAAAATTTGAAATCGGAGGACCTCATGGAGACACCGGATTAACCGGAAGAAAAATAATTGTTGATACTTATGGTGGTAAAGGAGCTCATGGCGGTGGCGCATTTTCCGGAAAAGATCCTTCTAAGGTGGATCGTTCTGCTGCTTATGCTACCAGACATATTGCTAAAAATTTAGTAGCGGCAGGGGTTGCCGATGAAGTTTTAGTACAAGTTTCATATGCTATTGGTATTACCGAACCGTGCGGTGTTTATATTAATACTTTTGGCAGCTCAAAAGTTAATCTGTCCGATGGAGATATAGCATTAAAAGTTGAGAAATTATTCGATTTAAGACCTTATGCTATTGAAAAAAGATTGAAATTAAGAAATCCAATATATACGGAGACAGCAGCCTATGGACACATGGGAAGAAAGAACGAAATCGTTACAAAAAAATTTATAAGAAATCGTGAGAATGGAAAGACAGAAATAAAAGAAATCGAAGTAGAATTATTTACTTGGGAAAAATTAGATTATTTAGATCAAATTAAAGAAGCTTTTAATCTGTAA
- a CDS encoding YdcF family protein, protein MSYYRKLIKYIITGIILLFLWFILHTVAIIIDGNQEDTRDADVGVIFGTKNKTDGSMPMSLIRRLNIGLKLYNEGQVQKLIVSGGLANKNFCEADLMQEYLLEHGVLLSDIILDNKALNTEENVENSLKIMKDNNYRKLIIISQYYHISRIKLMYYKLGFYNLGSASSHHYSKRHHYMSLIREFFAYYYYYFFK, encoded by the coding sequence ATGTCTTATTACAGAAAATTAATAAAATATATTATTACAGGAATTATACTTTTATTCTTGTGGTTTATTCTTCATACCGTTGCTATTATTATTGATGGGAACCAAGAAGATACCAGGGATGCAGACGTAGGAGTTATTTTTGGAACAAAAAATAAAACAGACGGTTCTATGCCTATGTCTTTAATACGGAGGCTAAATATTGGTTTAAAATTATATAACGAAGGTCAAGTTCAAAAATTAATTGTTTCCGGAGGTTTAGCTAATAAAAACTTTTGTGAAGCTGATCTCATGCAGGAATATTTATTGGAACACGGCGTGCTTTTATCTGATATTATTTTAGATAATAAAGCCTTAAATACTGAAGAAAATGTTGAGAACTCATTAAAAATAATGAAAGATAATAATTACAGAAAATTAATTATTATATCACAATATTATCATATTTCACGTATTAAGCTGATGTATTATAAGCTAGGCTTTTATAATTTAGGTTCTGCAAGTTCTCATCACTATAGTAAAAGGCATCATTATATGTCATTAATAAGAGAATTTTTTGCCTATTACTATTATTATTTTTTTAAATAA
- a CDS encoding PD-(D/E)XK nuclease family protein produces the protein MHTNFIEKVIDELLEKNNDLSKFTIIIPGRRPIIFFKKYLIKKGYNGFLPTFYTIEDFIYKHSHLVKIENIPLWLEAFQIQKKFVNAEETLDEFLKWIPTLLKDFNDIEIFSDNPHRVLEHMASIERIENWVNKLDTTSEKKLYYKNVKFWENNIILYNKLKDSLETKGLGTYGMILNHVLSQLTSIHIPANEKYVFVGLNALTSKEEKLIKHYISHAETYLYWDADKYYLNNSNQEAGDFLRKYKNWNYYATRDFKWVTDDFNQKKNIHVVSTSQDVAQAKYISSILSTLPEEELHNTALVLSDESILPAILESIPKNISRVNITMGFPLKNSFLASLFKQIFKLHIFREKNSSKGYYYNDILSLLQNPLLHNTISVIEFISEIKRNNLIYLTDSLIYKRLGSSYYYFIFKEYANPIDLIHKLYEFCTEQFWKTDSDHQLLKENYLKFKNLFSILHTQLSQDLSIQSFSLLYTFYQHVINNETIDFIGEPVEGLQIMGVLETRLLSFKNILMTGVNEGILPGGKNDNSFIPFDVKKNYGINTFLESDAIYAYHFYRLIQHAQNITLVYNNYTEGINSGEKSRFINQLEFESQHTIIESVASYGGNLKQSKELIIEKSPAVLNSIQDWLKNPISPTHLTNYHYNPINFYLQKILKINEQQEMEEEISALNYGNLIHHTLESIYSPWQGNKLTEKELLSALKNYSVYLNKYIEKELNPDLFKKGQNYLQKLLAEKTIEKILLRDLTDIKNGNIIILKEIEKELSSTINLPEIGTLFLKGFVDRWDSFNGRDRIIDYKTSSIDTLIFKSDRFNQIQEDKNYKFFIQLVFYAYMILHEKLSESVKVGIWSFKKPFRGLEILKIDSSESLNESQATILFEEVSRLILEIADPDIPFVEKSSFVKL, from the coding sequence ATGCATACAAATTTTATAGAAAAAGTAATTGATGAGTTATTGGAAAAAAATAATGATTTATCTAAATTTACTATCATTATTCCCGGAAGAAGACCTATCATATTTTTTAAAAAATATCTTATTAAAAAAGGGTATAACGGATTTTTGCCCACTTTCTATACCATTGAAGATTTTATATACAAACATTCCCATTTAGTTAAAATTGAAAATATTCCTCTTTGGTTGGAAGCTTTTCAAATACAGAAAAAATTCGTAAATGCAGAGGAAACTCTTGATGAATTTTTAAAATGGATACCTACTCTTCTTAAAGATTTTAACGATATAGAAATTTTCTCTGATAATCCTCATAGGGTTTTAGAGCATATGGCTTCCATTGAAAGAATAGAAAATTGGGTGAATAAGCTGGATACCACCAGTGAAAAAAAATTATATTATAAAAATGTAAAATTCTGGGAAAATAATATAATTTTATATAATAAATTAAAGGATTCTTTGGAAACTAAAGGATTGGGCACGTATGGAATGATTCTAAACCATGTGTTAAGCCAATTAACATCTATTCATATTCCTGCAAATGAAAAGTATGTTTTTGTCGGATTAAATGCCTTAACGTCCAAAGAAGAAAAGCTGATTAAACATTATATATCACATGCCGAAACGTATTTATATTGGGATGCCGATAAATACTATTTAAACAACAGTAATCAAGAAGCCGGAGATTTTTTAAGGAAATATAAAAATTGGAATTATTATGCAACTCGAGATTTCAAATGGGTAACTGACGATTTCAACCAAAAAAAAAATATACATGTAGTGAGTACTTCTCAAGACGTAGCTCAAGCCAAATATATCAGTTCAATCTTATCTACCCTTCCTGAAGAAGAGTTACACAATACCGCATTAGTATTAAGCGATGAATCAATTCTTCCGGCAATATTGGAAAGCATACCTAAAAATATATCCCGAGTTAATATAACTATGGGATTTCCTCTTAAAAATTCATTTTTAGCATCATTATTTAAGCAAATTTTTAAATTACACATATTTAGAGAAAAAAATTCATCCAAAGGATATTACTATAACGATATCTTATCCCTTCTTCAGAATCCATTACTACATAATACTATATCTGTTATTGAATTTATATCTGAAATAAAAAGGAATAATCTTATCTATTTAACTGATTCTCTCATATATAAACGTTTAGGTAGTTCTTACTATTATTTTATATTTAAAGAATATGCAAATCCTATCGATTTGATACATAAACTTTATGAATTTTGTACTGAACAATTTTGGAAAACAGATTCTGATCATCAGTTGTTAAAAGAAAATTATTTAAAATTTAAAAATCTTTTCTCCATTTTACATACACAATTATCGCAAGATCTTTCCATTCAAAGTTTTTCTCTTCTTTATACATTTTATCAGCATGTAATCAATAATGAAACTATTGATTTTATTGGCGAACCGGTAGAGGGACTTCAAATTATGGGAGTTTTGGAAACTCGTTTGCTAAGCTTTAAAAATATACTAATGACCGGAGTTAATGAAGGAATTTTGCCGGGTGGAAAAAATGATAATTCTTTTATTCCTTTTGATGTTAAGAAAAACTACGGAATCAATACTTTTCTTGAAAGTGATGCCATCTATGCGTATCATTTTTATAGACTAATACAACACGCACAAAACATTACCTTAGTTTATAATAATTATACTGAAGGTATTAACTCCGGAGAAAAAAGCAGATTTATTAATCAATTAGAATTTGAGTCTCAACATACCATAATAGAATCTGTAGCCTCCTATGGAGGAAATTTAAAACAATCGAAGGAATTAATCATAGAAAAATCTCCTGCTGTATTGAATTCAATTCAAGATTGGCTAAAAAATCCTATTTCGCCAACTCATTTAACCAATTATCACTACAATCCAATCAATTTCTATTTGCAAAAGATTTTAAAGATTAACGAACAACAAGAGATGGAAGAGGAAATTTCTGCTTTAAATTACGGAAATTTGATTCATCATACTTTAGAATCTATTTATTCCCCATGGCAAGGAAATAAACTAACGGAAAAGGAGTTACTTTCAGCTTTAAAAAATTATTCTGTTTATTTAAATAAGTATATTGAAAAAGAATTAAATCCCGACTTATTTAAAAAAGGGCAAAATTACTTACAAAAGCTGCTAGCGGAAAAAACCATTGAAAAAATATTATTAAGAGATTTAACCGACATAAAAAACGGTAATATCATTATCTTAAAAGAAATTGAAAAAGAACTTAGTTCCACTATTAATTTACCTGAAATAGGCACCTTATTTTTGAAAGGATTTGTAGACCGATGGGATAGTTTTAATGGCCGGGACCGAATTATAGATTATAAAACATCATCTATAGATACTCTTATATTTAAGTCAGATAGATTTAATCAAATACAAGAAGATAAAAATTATAAATTTTTTATTCAGCTTGTTTTCTATGCTTATATGATTTTACATGAAAAACTTTCAGAATCGGTAAAGGTGGGAATTTGGAGTTTTAAAAAACCTTTTCGAGGATTGGAGATTTTAAAAATTGATTCTTCTGAAAGTTTAAACGAATCTCAAGCTACTATTTTATTTGAGGAAGTTTCCCGATTGATCTTAGAAATTGCTGATCCCGATATTCCATTTGTAGAAAAATCTTCTTTTGTTAAATTATAA
- a CDS encoding M48 family metallopeptidase has protein sequence MNSKKCLLLSLASLLTVACATNPLTGRKSLNFVSNSQLLPSSFQQYQEVLSSNKIITGTPQARQVEEVGNRIKKAAEDYYRSIGKSSALNGYQWQFVLIDDPKTVNAWCMPGGKVAVYSGILPICKDDTGLAVVLGHEIAHALAGHGAEKISQSYISEIGGQVLGGVTNNQALRSAINQYYPVASGITLLRYGRKQESDADEMGLYIMAMAGYDPRQAPLFWQRMIDATGSTDTPEFLSTHPNPQNRIADINKIMPKALQYYQAYKAN, from the coding sequence ATGAATTCAAAAAAATGCTTATTACTATCGCTAGCATCTTTATTAACAGTAGCATGTGCAACTAATCCTTTAACCGGAAGAAAATCATTAAATTTTGTATCCAACTCTCAATTATTGCCATCCTCATTTCAGCAATATCAAGAAGTTTTATCTTCCAATAAAATTATTACAGGAACTCCTCAAGCAAGGCAAGTGGAAGAAGTGGGTAACAGAATAAAAAAAGCCGCAGAAGATTATTATAGATCTATTGGGAAGTCTTCAGCTTTAAACGGTTATCAATGGCAATTTGTATTAATTGATGATCCCAAAACGGTTAATGCATGGTGTATGCCCGGAGGAAAAGTGGCTGTATATTCAGGAATTTTACCTATTTGTAAAGACGATACAGGACTAGCTGTTGTCTTGGGACATGAAATTGCCCATGCTCTGGCAGGTCACGGAGCTGAAAAAATTTCACAATCATATATTTCAGAAATCGGTGGACAGGTATTAGGAGGGGTTACCAACAACCAAGCTTTGCGTTCGGCAATTAATCAATATTACCCCGTAGCCAGTGGTATCACTCTTTTACGTTATGGTCGTAAACAAGAATCTGATGCAGATGAAATGGGTTTATATATTATGGCAATGGCAGGATATGATCCCAGACAAGCCCCTTTATTTTGGCAAAGAATGATTGACGCTACAGGAAGTACCGATACACCTGAATTTCTTTCCACGCACCCGAATCCTCAAAATAGAATTGCAGATATAAATAAAATAATGCCCAAAGCATTACAATATTATCAAGCTTATAAAGCTAATTAA
- the dnaJ gene encoding molecular chaperone DnaJ: MSKRDYYEVLEVSKSVTEVELKKAYRKKALKYHPDKNPGDKEAEEKFKEAAEAYEVLSDPQKRARYDQYGHAGVGGAAGGGFGGGMNMEDIFSHFGDIFGSAFGGGFGGFSSRPQQVQGSNLRIRLSLTLKEIINGVEKTVKVKRFKLAPGATSKNCPTCNGTGQTRRIMNTPFGQMQTQSVCNTCGGTGKVADHIPPGANNHGLIKVEEEVSIKIPAGVREGVQLQVRGKGNDAPFGGIPGDLIVVIEEIEDENLKREGDNLHYELYISVPEAILGTKKEIPTITGKVKITVDSGTQSGKILRLKDKGLPQVQGYGYGDLFIHINVWTPNPNKLTKEQREFFESMLDNEHFHPKPSKNDKTFFEKIKDMFM; this comes from the coding sequence ATGTCTAAAAGAGATTATTACGAAGTATTGGAGGTTTCTAAGAGTGTAACTGAAGTAGAGTTAAAAAAGGCCTATAGGAAAAAAGCACTCAAATATCACCCGGATAAAAACCCCGGTGATAAAGAAGCTGAAGAAAAATTCAAAGAAGCTGCTGAAGCTTATGAAGTTTTAAGTGATCCTCAAAAAAGAGCAAGGTATGATCAATACGGTCATGCCGGAGTAGGAGGGGCTGCCGGTGGTGGCTTTGGAGGGGGAATGAATATGGAAGATATTTTTTCCCATTTTGGTGATATTTTCGGTAGTGCCTTCGGAGGCGGTTTTGGCGGCTTTTCTTCAAGACCTCAACAAGTTCAAGGCTCCAATTTACGTATCCGTTTATCATTAACTCTTAAAGAAATTATTAACGGTGTTGAAAAAACCGTTAAAGTAAAAAGATTTAAATTAGCTCCGGGAGCTACCTCAAAAAATTGTCCTACCTGTAACGGGACCGGTCAAACGAGAAGAATCATGAATACTCCGTTTGGACAAATGCAAACTCAATCAGTATGTAATACTTGTGGAGGTACCGGTAAAGTTGCGGATCATATACCGCCGGGTGCTAATAATCATGGTTTAATTAAAGTTGAAGAAGAAGTATCCATTAAAATTCCTGCCGGTGTTAGAGAAGGAGTTCAGCTGCAAGTTAGAGGTAAAGGAAATGATGCACCATTTGGTGGAATACCCGGAGATTTAATCGTTGTGATTGAAGAAATTGAGGATGAAAATTTGAAAAGGGAAGGGGATAATCTTCATTATGAACTATATATTTCTGTACCTGAAGCTATTTTAGGTACGAAAAAAGAAATTCCTACGATTACGGGAAAAGTGAAAATTACAGTAGATTCCGGAACTCAATCAGGGAAAATTTTACGATTGAAAGATAAAGGATTGCCTCAAGTTCAAGGATATGGATATGGAGATTTATTTATTCATATCAATGTTTGGACACCTAATCCGAATAAATTAACTAAAGAACAGAGAGAATTTTTTGAATCTATGTTAGATAATGAACACTTTCATCCTAAGCCATCAAAAAATGATAAAACATTTTTTGAAAAGATCAAAGATATGTTCATGTAA
- a CDS encoding DUF5606 domain-containing protein, with amino-acid sequence MDLTKIIAITGKSGLFELLSQTKGGFIVKDLVAQKKLSINANSQVSLLQNISIYTQDSEVSLISVLVSISKKHQFKEIEFDKNDTNTLRSLMKDAQPDYAEDRVYNSDLKKLFTWYNILVKNAIITEETVKAYEDNLAKVSNDSQKENSEDCNISQKTATNEISNDDAGVTKKSTKKTPAKKKAE; translated from the coding sequence ATGGATCTTACTAAAATCATTGCAATTACAGGGAAATCCGGTTTATTTGAATTATTATCTCAAACTAAAGGAGGTTTCATTGTTAAAGATTTAGTTGCTCAAAAGAAATTGTCTATTAATGCAAATAGTCAAGTAAGTTTACTGCAAAACATTTCAATCTATACTCAAGATTCTGAAGTATCATTAATTTCAGTTTTAGTTTCAATTTCCAAAAAACATCAATTTAAAGAAATTGAATTTGATAAAAATGATACCAATACGTTAAGATCTTTAATGAAAGATGCTCAACCGGATTATGCAGAAGACAGAGTATATAATTCAGATCTTAAAAAGCTTTTTACTTGGTATAATATATTGGTTAAAAATGCTATCATAACTGAAGAAACCGTAAAAGCTTATGAAGACAATCTAGCTAAAGTTTCGAATGATAGCCAAAAAGAAAATTCAGAAGATTGTAACATTTCACAAAAAACGGCTACTAATGAGATATCAAATGATGATGCCGGTGTAACTAAAAAATCTACGAAAAAAACACCTGCTAAGAAAAAAGCTGAATAG
- the ruvX gene encoding Holliday junction resolvase RuvX, protein MSKILAIDYGEKRSGLAETDDMQIVASGLAGIITSNLIPFLEKYIAENSVEKIIIGLPVRLNGELSDVEISIQKLIKKITSLFPNIPIERVDERFTSKIASHFISLSGKNKKNRENKHLLDEVSATLILQTYLEKK, encoded by the coding sequence ATGTCAAAAATACTGGCCATCGACTATGGTGAAAAAAGATCCGGATTAGCAGAAACGGATGATATGCAAATTGTTGCCAGTGGGTTGGCCGGAATTATCACTTCCAATCTGATTCCATTTCTTGAAAAATATATAGCTGAAAATTCTGTCGAAAAAATAATTATTGGTTTACCTGTTCGATTAAACGGAGAACTTTCAGATGTTGAAATTTCAATTCAAAAATTAATCAAGAAGATTACTTCTCTTTTTCCAAATATTCCGATTGAAAGAGTAGATGAGAGATTTACTTCAAAAATTGCGTCTCACTTTATTAGTTTGAGTGGAAAAAATAAAAAAAATAGAGAAAATAAACATTTATTGGATGAAGTAAGTGCTACTTTAATTTTACAAACCTATTTAGAGAAAAAATAA